A single window of Candidatus Neomarinimicrobiota bacterium DNA harbors:
- a CDS encoding PspC domain-containing protein codes for MGHVLWPVLIIGLGLYLYFNHADETKSSLDGIFPPGKKLYKSRSDRKISGVCGGIGQYLDFDSNIIRILWAVATLGSFGLGVLAYAALAIFLSESD; via the coding sequence ATGGGTCATGTTCTATGGCCAGTTTTGATTATTGGTCTAGGTCTATATCTGTATTTTAACCATGCTGATGAAACCAAATCTTCGCTGGATGGAATATTCCCGCCTGGCAAAAAGCTCTATAAATCTCGCTCAGATAGAAAAATCTCCGGGGTGTGTGGGGGAATCGGTCAATACCTTGATTTTGACTCTAATATTATACGCATTTTATGGGCGGTAGCCACCTTGGGGTCCTTCGGCCTGGGTGTTCTGGCTTATGCAGCACTGGCCATTTTTCTAAGTGAATCAGATTAA
- a CDS encoding protein-L-isoaspartate(D-aspartate) O-methyltransferase, whose protein sequence is MGNLEIGDTHSLRQQMVSDQLLRRGIQQPAILDAFQEIPRHLFVPHSSPREAYADQPLPIKSGQTISQPYIVALMLSYLDIRPIHHVLEIGSGSGYATAVLSKLCHHVTGIEVYGELLDESMSIINQLELSNIDLKHASAWEHFEEKMVYDRIILWASPPRIPEHIFHSLKEGGILVAPEGKSDQYVWICTKKDGHIIKKRKDPVRFVPLVQGSVKEIDRNIQKKRGKDG, encoded by the coding sequence ATGGGAAACTTAGAAATTGGAGATACTCACAGTCTCCGCCAGCAAATGGTGTCGGATCAGCTTCTGAGAAGAGGGATACAACAACCTGCTATTTTGGATGCTTTTCAAGAAATACCCAGGCATCTCTTTGTTCCACATAGTTCTCCCCGGGAAGCTTATGCTGATCAACCACTTCCCATAAAATCAGGACAGACTATAAGCCAGCCATATATTGTGGCACTTATGCTGAGTTACCTCGACATACGACCAATTCATCATGTCCTTGAAATCGGAAGTGGCAGTGGGTACGCCACCGCAGTACTCTCAAAATTATGTCATCACGTCACCGGGATTGAAGTTTATGGAGAATTGCTGGACGAATCTATGAGCATAATAAATCAGCTTGAACTATCCAATATTGATCTCAAGCACGCTAGCGCCTGGGAACATTTCGAGGAGAAAATGGTTTATGATCGTATCATTCTCTGGGCTAGTCCCCCCAGGATTCCAGAGCATATATTCCATAGTCTGAAAGAAGGGGGCATCTTGGTCGCTCCTGAGGGAAAATCAGATCAATATGTGTGGATTTGTACCAAGAAAGATGGCCATATTATAAAAAAGAGAAAAGATCCCGTAAGATTTGTGCCCTTAGTGCAAGGGTCGGTAAAGGAAATTGATAGAAACATTCAAAAGAAACGAGGAAAAGATGGATAG
- a CDS encoding helix-turn-helix transcriptional regulator, with translation MDIGKQLRLVRESHQILQKDLAASAGLDKSYISKLERGLADPTFSTLSKISKAYNLSVAHLLNYGSEETFSLDIDAALDALKTLKYNMVNVEINIKPL, from the coding sequence ATGGATATTGGAAAACAATTAAGGTTGGTGAGGGAATCACACCAGATTCTACAAAAAGATCTCGCTGCAAGTGCTGGTCTGGATAAAAGCTATATCAGCAAGCTTGAAAGAGGTTTGGCCGATCCTACCTTCTCGACCCTGTCTAAAATTTCAAAAGCCTATAACCTCTCGGTTGCCCATCTGCTCAACTATGGCAGCGAGGAAACATTCAGTCTGGATATAGATGCCGCCCTGGATGCTTTGAAAACGCTAAAATACAATATGGTTAATGTGGAGATAAATATAAAGCCGCTTTAA
- a CDS encoding energy transducer TonB, translating to MNKTKLTLIALVLLLGATQVMANRKLDRNCCQPMPVGGLETLSRNTVYPAFALKVKNGADVILNFHVDKNGNVSNIQVAKSGGDMFDESAIKAVMNTQWTPAMQNGHPVALTFALPFEYRSK from the coding sequence ATGAACAAAACTAAACTAACATTAATTGCACTCGTTCTTTTACTTGGCGCAACACAAGTGATGGCCAATCGGAAATTGGATAGGAATTGTTGCCAACCTATGCCAGTAGGTGGACTTGAAACCTTGAGCCGAAATACTGTATATCCAGCTTTTGCTCTTAAGGTAAAAAATGGTGCGGATGTCATATTAAATTTCCATGTGGATAAGAATGGCAATGTTTCGAACATCCAGGTTGCCAAAAGTGGTGGTGACATGTTTGACGAATCAGCAATTAAGGCAGTGATGAATACGCAATGGACACCAGCAATGCAAAACGGACATCCCGTAGCATTGACTTTTGCATTACCATTTGAGTATCGCTCCAAATAG
- a CDS encoding aminopeptidase P N-terminal domain-containing protein — translation MPRSNVYSKRRQKLLNLMGGGIAILRGAPEQIRTNDTEYPYRQDSDFFYLTGYTEPGAACIINPNNKDKPFTLFVLPQDPKKEVWTGWRLSFEDTVDQYGADQAQDIAEFETAALEAMKTAAKVYTNLNHDKVHQYKMLDLVGQVRKQVQRTGGGPEGLESVGSLTHGMRLIKDEHELNLMQKAADISAAAHSKAMQACSPGMYEYQLQAVLESHFVHEGSTGPAYSSIVGAGDNATVLHYIKNRDQIVDGDMILIDAAAEYDMYAADITRTFPANGKFSEAQSAIYQVVLTAQKAVIEASKPGVTFQELHDMDLRLLVEGMIAIGLLNGTVDEVIENQSYEEYFMHKTGHWLGLDVHDMGNYMADGESIVLKPGMVFTVEPGIYVNSKSKAPEKFRGIGIRIEDDILITETGNKNLTAAVPKEIADIEALMSRD, via the coding sequence ATGCCACGCAGCAACGTATATAGTAAACGCCGACAAAAATTATTAAATCTCATGGGTGGGGGTATTGCTATCCTCAGGGGAGCACCTGAACAAATTAGAACCAATGACACTGAATACCCCTACAGGCAAGATTCCGATTTCTTCTATCTCACCGGTTATACCGAACCAGGCGCTGCCTGTATCATCAATCCCAATAATAAGGATAAACCATTTACCTTATTTGTACTTCCCCAGGATCCCAAAAAGGAAGTCTGGACAGGTTGGAGACTGAGTTTTGAAGATACTGTTGATCAATATGGAGCTGATCAGGCTCAGGATATAGCAGAATTTGAGACAGCTGCACTAGAAGCAATGAAGACTGCTGCAAAAGTATACACAAACTTAAACCACGATAAAGTCCACCAGTATAAGATGTTGGATCTGGTTGGACAGGTACGCAAACAAGTTCAGCGTACAGGTGGGGGTCCAGAAGGCCTCGAATCCGTGGGTTCGCTTACTCACGGCATGAGACTAATCAAGGACGAACATGAGTTAAATCTGATGCAAAAAGCAGCTGATATCTCTGCAGCCGCCCATTCAAAAGCCATGCAGGCATGCTCACCTGGCATGTATGAATATCAACTCCAGGCGGTTCTGGAAAGTCATTTTGTTCATGAAGGCAGTACAGGACCTGCCTATTCCTCAATTGTTGGGGCTGGAGATAATGCTACTGTATTGCATTACATAAAAAATCGTGATCAAATCGTCGATGGTGATATGATACTTATTGATGCTGCGGCTGAATACGATATGTATGCTGCTGACATAACCAGAACATTTCCCGCCAATGGCAAGTTCTCTGAGGCTCAAAGTGCCATCTATCAAGTCGTGCTCACTGCACAGAAGGCAGTTATTGAAGCTTCCAAACCTGGTGTCACTTTTCAGGAGCTCCATGACATGGATTTGCGGCTCCTGGTCGAGGGAATGATTGCCATCGGACTCCTGAACGGTACAGTAGATGAGGTCATTGAAAACCAAAGTTATGAGGAATATTTCATGCATAAGACCGGACATTGGCTGGGGCTTGATGTGCATGACATGGGAAACTATATGGCAGATGGTGAATCTATTGTGCTGAAGCCTGGCATGGTGTTTACTGTAGAGCCCGGGATTTATGTGAATTCAAAATCCAAGGCACCCGAGAAATTTAGAGGTATTGGGATACGTATTGAGGATGACATCCTTATCACTGAGACTGGGAACAAAAATCTCACAGCGGCAGTTCCCAAAGAGATCGCTGACATTGAAGCGTTAATGAGTAGAGATTGA
- the ispG gene encoding (E)-4-hydroxy-3-methylbut-2-enyl-diphosphate synthase: protein MNTHFSESLVSLTRYHRYQSRVVHIGDIPMGGNHPIRVQSMTNTDTMDTEGTVAQTIRLVEAGCDYVRITAPSVKEAHNLGVIKAELKKRGYTVPLIADIHFVPRAAEEAAKLVEKVRVNPGNYVDRKRFQVLEYNQNEYQAELDRIKERFTPLVKLCREEGTAMRIGSNHGSLSDRILSHYGDTPKGMVESAMEFVRICANNQFHDLVISMKASNTRIMIQAYRLLVDQMNREGFNYPLHLGVTEAGDGDDARIKSSLGIGSLLRDGLGDTIRVSLTEAPEAEIPVAISIVKSIEHIAQHQDIEPLGNLPINMFEYRRRETIPLSTVGGDQVPVVIADLSQIDGSPDNHLKEAGYHFELVSKSWVAGDQGADILYFGQNDIDIKLSDNCLCLYDSETWTSLPSRDNKYPRFTLESYSTALSQHNVVNFVQVDTHESISDLPIDPSIIWLLSSNNEHQMADLRRFILELTNQGNRQPVILLNKLNDEVREEFLLSTSAEFGAILNDGLADGVWLRSNNPHVKGLNELSFGILQASRSRMTKTEYIACPSCGRTLFDLEEVTAQIRHRTSHLKGVKIGIMGCIVNGPGEMADADFGYVGTGPGKVSLYRGQMVVRPHVPQIEAVDSLIDLIKSEGYWVDP from the coding sequence ATGAACACCCATTTTTCAGAGTCACTTGTTTCCCTAACCCGATATCATCGGTATCAAAGTCGTGTGGTCCACATTGGTGATATCCCCATGGGTGGAAATCATCCCATCCGTGTTCAATCAATGACCAACACAGATACAATGGATACTGAAGGCACGGTTGCGCAAACCATCCGGTTGGTGGAAGCAGGCTGCGATTACGTGAGAATTACGGCTCCCAGCGTAAAAGAAGCCCACAACCTGGGTGTCATCAAAGCCGAACTAAAAAAGCGCGGATACACGGTTCCCCTCATTGCAGATATTCATTTTGTTCCCAGAGCTGCTGAGGAGGCAGCCAAACTGGTGGAGAAGGTGCGGGTGAATCCAGGAAATTATGTGGATCGTAAAAGATTTCAGGTGCTGGAATACAATCAGAATGAGTATCAGGCGGAATTGGATCGCATCAAAGAAAGATTCACACCCCTTGTGAAATTGTGTCGGGAAGAGGGAACTGCGATGCGCATAGGGTCTAACCACGGATCGCTTTCAGACAGAATCCTTAGTCACTATGGTGACACTCCGAAAGGGATGGTTGAATCGGCCATGGAGTTTGTGCGAATATGTGCCAACAACCAATTTCATGACCTGGTCATATCCATGAAGGCCAGCAACACCCGCATCATGATTCAAGCATACCGCCTGCTGGTGGACCAGATGAATCGGGAGGGCTTCAATTATCCCCTGCATCTGGGTGTAACTGAGGCCGGTGACGGCGACGATGCCAGGATCAAATCATCACTGGGGATCGGCTCGCTGCTTCGGGATGGTCTTGGTGATACCATCAGAGTTTCTCTCACAGAAGCGCCTGAAGCAGAAATTCCAGTGGCCATTTCCATCGTCAAATCAATCGAACATATTGCTCAACACCAGGACATAGAACCGCTTGGCAATCTTCCCATCAATATGTTTGAATACCGGCGACGCGAGACAATCCCCCTCTCGACTGTGGGTGGCGATCAAGTACCAGTTGTCATTGCTGACCTGTCACAGATAGACGGCAGCCCTGACAATCACCTGAAGGAAGCAGGCTACCACTTTGAGTTGGTGAGCAAGAGCTGGGTAGCTGGAGATCAGGGCGCAGATATTCTCTATTTCGGTCAAAATGATATAGATATCAAACTTTCAGACAATTGCTTATGTCTCTATGATTCAGAGACTTGGACTAGTTTGCCATCAAGGGACAATAAATATCCCCGCTTCACTCTTGAATCCTATTCCACAGCATTGTCTCAACATAATGTGGTCAATTTTGTCCAGGTTGACACCCATGAATCCATCAGTGATTTACCAATAGACCCCAGCATCATCTGGCTTCTCAGTTCAAATAATGAGCATCAAATGGCCGATTTACGAAGATTCATTCTAGAGTTAACGAATCAGGGGAACAGACAACCCGTCATTCTCCTTAATAAACTCAATGACGAGGTTCGTGAGGAATTTCTGCTCTCCACCTCTGCTGAATTTGGGGCTATCCTCAACGATGGGTTGGCTGATGGGGTTTGGTTGAGATCAAACAACCCCCATGTAAAAGGTTTAAATGAGCTTTCATTTGGTATTCTGCAAGCGAGCCGAAGTCGCATGACCAAAACAGAGTATATTGCTTGTCCATCTTGTGGTCGCACTCTATTTGATCTGGAGGAGGTCACCGCTCAAATCAGACATCGAACCAGTCACTTAAAAGGTGTTAAGATTGGGATAATGGGATGTATTGTTAATGGACCTGGTGAAATGGCCGATGCCGATTTTGGTTATGTAGGTACTGGACCAGGCAAAGTATCCCTGTATCGTGGGCAGATGGTGGTTCGACCCCATGTCCCACAAATTGAGGCTGTAGATTCATTGATCGATTTGATAAAAAGTGAAGGGTACTGGGTCGACCCTTAA
- a CDS encoding YifB family Mg chelatase-like AAA ATPase, protein MLARVLSSSLIGIDPYLVEVEVNVEGHAFRYSTVGLPELAVRESKDRVISAIKNSGFRFPPKAYTINLAPADIKKEGSAFDLPIAIGILAALGIVMHEDLEDYVLMGELSLDGTLRSVKGALPSAVGVHEHELKGLILPAQNAREAAVTGNIDVIPVNTLLEAIRFLNGETIIDPLEVNAEHLFSEAQNYNVDLADVRGQAHVKRALEVAASGGHNVLMIGPPGSGKTMLAKRFPTILPQMTLDEALETTKIHSIAGMVKTEGLVATRPFRSPHHTISDAALVGGGRIPRPGEVSLAHHGVLFLDELPEFQKNVLEVLRQPLENTEVTISRASMSLTYPANFILLSAMNPCPCGYSSDPRHECTCSSVGIQKYMAKISGPLLDRIDLHIEVPAIPFEELSSKQDGESSSQVRQRVQHARDTQIKRFSDEPHIHSNADMPPKMIRSICQINKDSAGLLKSAITNLGLSARAYDRILKVSRTIADLLESSEIQSEHISEAIQYRTLDRQLWMA, encoded by the coding sequence ATGCTGGCACGCGTATTAAGTAGTTCATTAATTGGGATTGACCCCTACCTGGTTGAGGTCGAGGTGAATGTTGAAGGTCACGCTTTTCGATATTCAACCGTGGGTTTACCTGAATTAGCGGTTCGAGAGAGTAAAGACAGGGTAATTTCTGCCATTAAAAATAGTGGTTTCAGGTTCCCGCCCAAGGCATACACCATCAATCTTGCTCCAGCTGATATCAAAAAAGAGGGCTCAGCCTTTGATCTACCCATCGCCATCGGAATCCTGGCTGCTCTGGGAATCGTCATGCATGAAGACCTGGAAGATTATGTGCTCATGGGAGAACTATCACTGGATGGTACTTTGCGCAGTGTAAAGGGTGCCCTGCCCTCAGCCGTGGGTGTACATGAACATGAGCTGAAAGGACTCATTCTACCTGCTCAAAACGCCCGTGAAGCGGCTGTCACAGGAAACATTGATGTTATCCCGGTCAATACGCTTCTGGAAGCTATTCGGTTTCTAAATGGTGAGACAATTATAGACCCACTTGAAGTAAATGCTGAGCATTTATTCTCAGAAGCTCAGAACTACAACGTTGATCTGGCTGATGTCAGAGGACAAGCCCATGTGAAGCGTGCTTTGGAAGTAGCCGCATCCGGTGGTCATAATGTGCTTATGATAGGTCCTCCAGGTTCTGGTAAAACCATGCTGGCAAAACGGTTTCCAACCATTCTTCCTCAAATGACACTGGATGAAGCTCTGGAGACCACCAAAATCCATTCCATAGCAGGAATGGTCAAGACTGAAGGGTTGGTGGCTACAAGACCTTTTCGATCTCCCCATCATACGATTTCAGATGCCGCCCTGGTTGGTGGCGGTCGAATCCCGCGTCCCGGAGAGGTTTCTCTCGCCCACCATGGTGTGCTTTTCCTGGATGAATTGCCAGAGTTTCAGAAAAATGTGCTGGAGGTATTGCGCCAGCCCCTTGAAAATACTGAGGTAACTATTAGTCGTGCAAGTATGAGTCTCACCTACCCTGCAAACTTCATTCTTTTAAGTGCCATGAATCCCTGCCCCTGTGGATATAGTAGTGATCCTCGCCATGAATGCACCTGTAGCAGTGTTGGTATTCAAAAATACATGGCTAAAATTTCCGGACCACTCCTGGATCGAATTGATCTGCATATAGAGGTACCAGCCATCCCTTTTGAAGAACTATCGAGCAAACAAGATGGTGAGTCCTCATCTCAGGTCAGACAACGTGTCCAGCACGCCAGAGATACTCAAATCAAGCGTTTTTCAGATGAACCGCATATTCATTCCAATGCAGACATGCCGCCTAAAATGATTCGAAGTATTTGTCAGATTAACAAGGACTCAGCTGGCTTATTAAAGTCAGCTATCACTAACCTTGGATTAAGTGCCCGGGCCTATGACCGTATCCTTAAGGTCTCCCGGACGATTGCCGATCTATTGGAGAGTTCCGAGATTCAATCAGAGCATATATCTGAAGCAATTCAGTACCGTACTTTGGATAGGCAGTTGTGGATGGCGTAG